The following proteins are co-located in the Candida dubliniensis CD36 chromosome 3, complete sequence genome:
- a CDS encoding saccharopine dehydrogenase [NADP+, L-glutamate-forming], putative (Similar to S. cerevisiae LYS9;~In S. cerevisiae: catalyzes the formation of saccharopine from alpha-aminoadipate 6-semialdehyde, which is the seventh step in lysine biosynthesis pathway), whose amino-acid sequence MVKKILLLGSGFVAKPTVDILSEQPDIEVTVACRTLSKAKELAGDKAQAISLDVTNAAQLDEQVAKHDLVISLIPYTYHVNVVKSAIKNKKNVVTTSYINPQLKALEKEIKDAGITVMNEIGLDPGIDHLYAVKTIEEVHKAGGKIVSFLSYCGGLPAPENSDNPLGYKFSWSSRGVLLALRNQAKYWLDGKVIDISSEDLMASAKPYFIYPGYALVCYPNRDSTTYKELYNIPEAQTVIRGTLRFQGFPEFIKVFVDLGFLKDEPMEIFSKPGPWNKALAELIGAKSSSEQDIIDKINQLTKFKSPEDQERILAGFRWLGLFSENQITPRGNPLDTLCATLEELMQYEKGERDLVILQHKFGIEWANGTKETRTSTLVDYGDPNGYSSMAKLVGVPCAVATKQILSGELSKKGLLAPMSSDINDSIMKELKDKYDIYLVEKTI is encoded by the coding sequence atggttaagaaaattcttttgttgGGATCCGGTTTTGTTGCTAAACCAACCGTTGATATCTTATCTGAACAACCAGATATTGAAGTTACTGTTGCTTGCAGAACCTTATCTAAAGCTAAAGAATTGGCTGGTGATAAAGCGCAAGCCATCTCTCTTGATGTCACTAATGCTGCTCAATTGGATGAGCAAGTAGCTAAACATGATTTAGTCATCTCATTAATTCCATACACTTATCATGTCAATGTGGTTAAATCCGCcattaaaaacaaaaaaaatgttgtCACAACTTCATACATTAACCCTCAATTGAAAGCATtagagaaagaaattaaagatGCTGGTATCACTGTTATGAACGAAATTGGATTGGATCCAGGTATTGATCATTTATATGCTGTTAAAACTATTGAAGAAGTTCATAAAGCTGGTGGTAAAATTGTATCCTTCTTATCTTATTGTGGTGGATTACCAGCACCAGAAAATTCTGATAATCCATTAGGTTATAAATTTTCTTGGAGTTCAAGAGGAGTTTTATTGGCTTTAAGAAATCAAGCTAAATATTGGCTCGATGGTAAAGTCATTGATATTTCTAGTGAAGATTTGATGGCTAGTGCTAAACCATATTTCATTTATCCAGGTTATGCCTTGGTTTGCTATCCAAATAGAGATTCCACTACTTATAaagaattatataatattcCAGAAGCTCAAACCGTTATTAGAGGTACTTTGAGATTCCAAGGTTTCCCAGAATTCATTAAAGTTTTCGTTGATCTTGGATTTTTGAAAGACGAACCAATGGAAATTTTCTCTAAACCAGGTCCATGGAATAAAGCATTAGCTGAATTAATTGGTGCCAAATCAAGTTCTGAACaagatataattgataaaatcaatcaattgactaaattcaaatctCCAGAAGATCAAGAAAGAATTTTGGCTGGTTTCAGATGGTTAGGATTATTTTctgaaaatcaaattactCCAAGAGGTAATCCATTAGATACTTTATGTGCCACTTTAGAAGAATTGATGCAATATGAAAAAGGTGAACGTGATTTGGTCATTTTGCAACATAAATTCGGTATTGAATGGGCTAATGGTAccaaagaaacaagaacTTCTACTTTGGTCGATTACGGTGATCCAAATGGTTATTCTTCAATGGCCAAGTTGGTTGGTGTTCCTTGTGCTGTTGCCACTAAACAAATCTTGAGCGGTGAATTATCCAAAAAGGGATTGTTGGCTCCAATGAGTTctgatattaatgattctatcatgaaagaattaaaggataaatatgatatttatttagTTGAAAAAACTATTTAA
- a CDS encoding carboxylic acid transporter, putative (Similar to S. cerevisiae JEN1;~In S. cerevisiae: required for uptake of lactate and pyruvate) yields MEEKARADHISITNSNELNYDDNSNSYKTQPELDDELFNAKPDLSLSSISGYFATRLTTLLDLPLYHTHKKWYEVINPLPGLKSMSKSDWNFYCLGFFAWALDAMDFFCVSVAAPEIANTLNISVTDVTWGVTLVLMLRSVGAVIFGIASDYFGRKWTYISIVTLFVVVEVGTGFVQTYQQFLGVRAIFGILMGAMYPIAMVTALEGQPIAARSVLSGLFLPGYCFGYIMAMVWYRAFANTYKEGEGWRSLIWFSGGLSLILIVWRLFTPESPDYIKMKIKKEKFNQQQRLKEQEQNGGVALKEKKFWQKIDKSILVTFKTEWLIFSYLVLLYAGWNFTTHGSQDLYVTMITKQYHVGLDKKTVIIVVSNIGGIIGGIIMGQASELLGRRLTVVISIICAGAFLYPSFFNPDRNWPAYIFLNAFVFGSFSVGPAYLLELVNSTHRTLLSGVAYQLGNLVSSASATIEAKIGERFPLEDQPGMFDYGKVMCIFCGAIFAYMIFIIFLGPERFHRDLQIHDTDEIEELQQDSSSNNESVKERV; encoded by the coding sequence ATGGAGGAAAAAGCAAGAGCTGATCATATTTCAATTACTAATTCCAATGAATTAAACTACGATGATAACAGCAATTCCTATAAAACTCAACCAGAAttagatgatgaattatttaatgcAAAACCTGATCTTTCcttatcatcaatttctggATATTTTGCCACTAGATTAACCACATTATTAGACTTGCCATTATACCATACCCATAAAAAATGGTATGAAGTAATTAATCCTCTACCAGgattaaaatcaatgaGCAAATCTGATTGgaatttttattgtttagGGTTTTTCGCTTGGGCGTTAGATGCTATGGATTTCTTTTGTGTTTCTGTGGCTGCACCTGAAATTGCCAATACGTTAAATATCAGTGTCACTGATGTTACTTGGGGTGTCACATTAGTGTTGATGTTAAGATCTGTTGGAGCAGTTATATTTGGTATTGCGTCGGATTATTTTGGTCGTAAATGGACATATATTTCTATTGTTActttatttgttgttgttgaagttgGTACAGGGTTTGTTCAAActtatcaacaattcttgGGTGTAAGGGCAATATTCGGAATATTGATGGGGGCAATGTATCCCATTGCCATGGTCACAGCTTTAGAAGGTCAACCAATCGCAGCAAGATCAGTGTTGCTGGGATTATTTTTACCTGGGTATTGTTTTGGATATATTATGGCAATGGTTTGGTATCGAGCATTTGCTAACACTTATAAAGAAGGTGAAGGTTGGAGATCTTTAATCTGGTTTTCGGGTGGATTatcattgattttaattgtttgGAGATTGTTTACTCCTGAATCTCCAGATTAtattaaaatgaaaattaaaaaggaaaaattcaatcaacaacaaagactcaaagaacaagaacaaaatGGTGGTGTGGCCTTAAAGGAGAAAAAATTCTGgcaaaaaattgataaatctaTCCTTGTAACTTTTAAAACTGAATGGTTGATTTTCTCATATTTGGTATTACTTTATGCTGGATGGAATTTTACTACTCATGGTTCTCAAGATTTGTATGTTACCATGATCACTAAACAATATCATGTGGGACTTGACAAAAAAACTgtcattattgttgtatCTAATATTGGTGGTATCATTGGTGGTATCATCATGGGTCAAGCATCAGAATTGTTAGGTCGTCGATTGACCGTAGTcattagtattatttgCGCTGGTGCATTCTTATATCCATCGTTTTTCAACCCCGACAGAAACTGGCCCGCTTATATCTTTTTGAATGCATTTGTATTTGGATCATTTAGTGTTGGTCCGGCATATCTTTTAGAATTGGTTAATTCTACTCATAGAACTTTATTATCGGGCGTTGCTTATCAATTGGGTAATTTAGTTAGTTCAGCTAGTGCTACCATCGAAGCAAAAATTGGAGAAAGGTTTCCGCTTGAAGATCAACCAGGAATGTTTGATTATGGTAAAGTTATGTGTATTTTTTGTGGGGCTATTTTTGCTTATATGATATTCATTATCTTTTTAGGACCAGAAAGATTCCATAGAGATTTGCAAATTCATGATACTGATGAAATCGAGGAATTACAACAAGATAGTTCTAGCAACAACGAAAGCGTTAAAGAGAGGGTTTAA
- a CDS encoding vacuolar import and degradation protein, putative (Similar to S. cerevisiae VID24;~In S. cerevisiae: peripheral membrane protein located at Vid (vacuole import and degradation) vesicles; regulates fructose-1,6-bisphosphatase (FBPase) targeting to the vacuole; involved in proteasome-dependent catabolite degradation of FBPase), with protein MPVTEIDKKNQSLDQQSQSEHSQSQTQSQPSSSQPPQQQLESQQSPHVDDIESTNNLIDSLTTQQQQEQLFNKLQQLHQSRNQDFVSDDEITQSHFTDNSTYYGPLHDNFFFNSQSQSQPQHHHEHNHQRYHPLSQQQQEQPNKLLSSEDNSHVIDSEQNTLCPVIHNGGASFNLPPENGDQNHKHDLELQLHLKQQQQEEEKRLRQQQQERELRLNSQVRKGYSLDYFDQFNNVSNVINNYQTSVFNNRYLQPNSSFIGEQQSGKASFHIKVEFKTVDLFNSMVTGFLQINGLTDKDSEITTYFKGEIINNPLNHFTSRNNNVESEYDVGANSFENHSIQKYSFVTENKQWGSFAKNDFEHWKKLTQSTTFLSDEELMKRLEKVQRGEQDGQYIYMRWKEEFLLPDSRIKQITGASFEGFYYIVLNIGGGGSDNDRYGKTRSLSNSSSSSSSSSSSSSLCDGLLPGGISGLYYHKSSEKFQSLSLRHVNDKEDIGTFDFL; from the coding sequence ATGCCAGTAACAGAAATAGATAAGAAGAATCAGTCACTAGACCAACAATCTCAGTCTGAACATTCACAATCACAAACACAATCACAGCCATCTTCATCCCAACCACCTCAACAGCAGCTAGAATCACAACAACTGCCTCatgttgatgatatagAGTCTACCAACAATCTAATTGATAGTTTAACtactcaacaacaacaagaacagttattcaacaaattacaacaattgCATCAGCTGCGCAATCAAGATTTCGTGTCCGATGATGAAATTACACAATCACACTTCACCGATAACTCCACCTATTATGGCCCGTTACAcgacaatttttttttcaattctcaATCGCAatcacaaccacaacaCCACCACGAACATAACCACCAACGTTACCATCCCCTTTCTCAACagcaacaagaacaacCCAATAAGTTGTTACTGTCGGAAGACAACTCACATGTTATAGATAGCGAACAAAATACATTGTGTCCAGTAATTCATAACGGTGGTGCTTCCTTCAACTTGCCGCCAGAAAATGGTGACCAAAACCACAAACACGATCTCGAACTACAGTTACATTTaaaacaacagcaacaagaGGAAGAGAAACGTCTTCgacaacagcaacaagaAAGGGAATTAAGGTTAAACAGTCAAGTGAGGAAAGGGTATTCTTTAGattattttgatcaatttaataatgtGAGTAATGTTATAAACAACTATCAAACATCAGTGTTTAATAATAGATATTTACAACCAAATTCCCTGTTTATTGGTGAACAACAATCTGGCAAGGCAAGTTTCCACATTAAAGTTGAATTTAAGACTGttgatttattcaattcgATGGTGACTGGTTTTTTGCAAATAAATGGGTTAACCGATAAAGATTCTGAAATCACGACATATTTTAAAGGAGAAATCATAAATAATccattaaatcattttacATCGAGAAACAATAATGTTGAAAGTGAATATGACGTTGGTGCGAACAGTTTTGAAAACCATTCCATACAGAAATATTCATTTGTAACGGAAAATAAACAATGGGGGTCATTTGCTAAAAATGATTTCGAGCATTGGAAGAAATTGACTCAATCAACTACATTTTTatctgatgaagaattgatgAAACGATTAGAAAAAGTTCAGCGAGGAGAACAAGATGgtcaatatatttatatgagatggaaagaagaatttttgTTGCCCGATTCGagaattaaacaaataacaGGAGCTTCATTTGAAGGTTTCTATTATATTGTTTTGaatattggtggtggtggtagtgatAATGACCGTTATGGTAAGACTAGGTCCTTGtctaattcatcatcatcatcatcatcttcttcttcttcttcttcattatgTGATGGATTATTACCTGGTGGTATAAGTGGATTGTATTATCATAAATCATCAGAGAAATTCCAATCATTATCACTTCGCCATGTTAATGATAAGGAAGATATTGGCacttttgattttctttag
- a CDS encoding methylene-fatty-acyl-phospholipid synthase, putative (In S. cerevisiae: catalyzes the last two steps in phosphatidylcholine biosynthesis): MSSIAQEFSTLPSDLIYLVKNFPQYIDLKANGLGNDIIQNQLIYSIICISFNPIFWNIVARLEYKTHFLTKICFNSAKLGCYVLAITIFSLGIYRDHVYYQALETQPTYQPLIDSVIIKSLAVTLFAFGNVLVISSMYALGVTGTYLGDYFGILMDHRVTGFPFNINDNPMYNGSTLCFLATALWYGKPAGIAVAIYVFVMYKIALLFEEPFTAKIYANRRDKLD, translated from the coding sequence ATGTCATCAATTGCTCAAGAATTTTCAACATTACCAAGTGATTTAATATACTTGGTAAAAAATTTCCCTCAATACATTGATTTAAAAGCAAATGGACTTGGAAATGATATCATTCaaaaccaattgatttattccATCATTtgtatttcttttaatccaattttttgGAATATTGTTGCTCGATTAGAATACAAAACCCATTTTTTAAccaaaatttgttttaattcGGCTAAATTGGGTTGTTATGTATTAGCAATcacaattttttcattgggAATTTATCGTGATCATGTTTATTATCAAGCATTAGAAACTCAACCTACTTATCAACCATTAATTGATTCTGttataattaaatcattggCTGTTACATTGTTTGCCTTTGGTAATGTTCTTGTTATCTCTTCAATGTATGCCTTAGGAGTAACAGGTACTTATTTGGGTGATTATTTTGGTATCTTAATGGATCATCGTGTCACTGGATTCCCattcaatattaatgataacCCAATGTATAATGGTAGTACTTTATGTTTTTTGGCAACAGCATTATGGTATGGGAAACCAGCAGGGATTGCCGTGGCAATTTATGTGTTTGTTATGTATAAAATTGCATTATTGTTTGAAGAACCTTTCACTGCTAAAATTTATGCTAATAGAAGAGATAAATTAGATTAA